A region of Streptomyces sp. WMMC500 DNA encodes the following proteins:
- a CDS encoding TerB family tellurite resistance protein has protein sequence MSMFDRIKDQAKGLQQSRGGSRSGSQGPGSTGSGGGGSKAQLVSMFKTQLSSMKTELKSGAYRDASMAVCALVAAADGHVHPAERERMESMIVSNDVLQNFPPEQLRQRFTKHLDRLTVDFQQGKAEALQEIAKAKKKPAEARAVIQTGFVIAGADGHIDPAEQQVIREACTALGLSPSEFGI, from the coding sequence GTGTCGATGTTTGATCGGATCAAGGACCAGGCCAAGGGCCTGCAGCAATCCCGGGGCGGATCGCGGTCCGGGAGCCAGGGCCCCGGCTCGACGGGCTCGGGCGGCGGTGGTTCCAAGGCCCAGCTCGTCAGCATGTTCAAGACGCAGCTCAGCTCGATGAAGACGGAGCTGAAGAGCGGCGCGTACCGGGACGCCAGCATGGCGGTCTGCGCGCTGGTGGCCGCCGCCGACGGACACGTGCACCCCGCGGAGCGGGAGCGCATGGAGTCGATGATCGTGAGCAACGACGTGCTGCAGAACTTCCCGCCGGAGCAGTTGCGGCAGCGGTTCACCAAGCACCTGGACCGGCTCACGGTCGACTTCCAGCAGGGCAAGGCGGAGGCGCTGCAGGAGATCGCCAAGGCCAAGAAGAAGCCGGCGGAGGCGCGGGCGGTGATCCAGACCGGGTTCGTCATCGCGGGCGCCGACGGCCACATCGACCCGGCGGAGCAGCAGGTGATCCGCGAGGCGTGCACGGCGCTCGGGCTGTCGCCCTCGGAGTTCGGCATCTGA
- a CDS encoding NAD(P)/FAD-dependent oxidoreductase, whose protein sequence is MTETESFAYDVVVLGAGPVGENVADRTRAAGLSTAVVESELVGGDCSYWACMPSKALLRPVLARADARRLPGLSHLVAGDLDAAAVLARRDTYTSHWQDDGQVAWLDGIGADLYRGRGRLAGPRTVSVTDADGVVRTLTAGHAVAICTGSRAVLPNLPGIADVQPWTSREATSSATVPGRLIIVGGGVVGVEMATAWQALGSQVTVLVRGDGLLDRMEPFAGELVTEALTEAGAQVRTRTSVASVVRENGTVRATTDAGDTVEADEILFATGRAPRTEDIGLETVDLEPGSWLAVDDSLRVTGSEWLYGVGDVNHRALLTHQGKYQARIAGAAIAARAHGVPLLESDPWGAHAATADHGAVPQVVFADPEAAAVGMSLAEAVRAGHRVRAVDVDMASVAGAGLYADGYRGRARMVVDLDEEFLRGVTFVGPGVGELIHSATIAVAGRVPVSRLWHAVPSYPTISEVWLRLLEAYRG, encoded by the coding sequence ATGACGGAAACGGAATCCTTCGCGTACGACGTGGTCGTCCTCGGCGCCGGGCCGGTGGGTGAGAACGTCGCCGACCGCACCCGCGCCGCCGGTCTGTCCACCGCGGTCGTCGAGAGCGAACTCGTCGGCGGCGATTGCTCGTACTGGGCCTGCATGCCCAGCAAGGCCCTGCTGCGCCCGGTGCTCGCGCGCGCCGACGCCCGCCGGCTCCCCGGCCTGAGCCATCTGGTGGCCGGAGACCTCGACGCGGCCGCGGTCCTCGCCCGCCGGGACACGTACACCTCCCACTGGCAGGACGACGGCCAGGTCGCCTGGCTGGACGGCATCGGCGCCGACCTCTACCGCGGCCGGGGCCGCCTCGCCGGGCCGCGCACCGTGAGCGTGACCGACGCCGACGGCGTGGTACGGACGCTGACCGCCGGGCACGCCGTCGCGATCTGCACCGGCAGCCGCGCCGTGCTGCCCAACCTGCCGGGGATCGCCGACGTACAGCCGTGGACCAGCCGGGAGGCCACCAGCTCCGCGACCGTCCCCGGCCGGCTGATCATCGTCGGCGGCGGGGTGGTCGGCGTCGAGATGGCCACCGCCTGGCAGGCCCTCGGCTCCCAGGTCACCGTTCTCGTCCGCGGCGACGGCCTGCTGGACCGCATGGAGCCCTTCGCCGGCGAGCTGGTCACCGAGGCGCTGACCGAGGCCGGCGCGCAGGTGCGTACCCGCACCTCCGTCGCCTCCGTCGTCCGCGAGAACGGCACCGTCCGCGCGACCACCGACGCCGGCGACACCGTCGAGGCCGACGAGATCCTCTTCGCCACCGGCCGCGCGCCCCGTACCGAGGACATCGGCCTGGAGACCGTGGACCTGGAGCCCGGTTCCTGGCTGGCCGTGGACGACTCCCTGCGGGTCACGGGCAGCGAGTGGCTGTACGGGGTCGGGGACGTCAACCACCGCGCGCTGCTGACCCACCAGGGCAAGTACCAGGCCCGCATCGCGGGCGCCGCCATCGCCGCCCGCGCGCACGGCGTGCCGCTGCTGGAGTCGGACCCGTGGGGGGCGCACGCCGCGACCGCCGACCACGGCGCCGTCCCGCAGGTCGTCTTCGCCGACCCCGAGGCCGCGGCCGTCGGGATGTCGCTGGCCGAGGCGGTACGGGCCGGCCACCGGGTGCGCGCGGTGGACGTCGACATGGCCTCGGTCGCGGGCGCGGGGCTCTACGCGGACGGCTACCGCGGGCGGGCGCGCATGGTCGTCGACCTCGACGAGGAGTTCCTGCGGGGCGTCACGTTCGTCGGGCCGGGGGTGGGGGAGCTGATCCACTCGGCGACCATCGCCGTCGCGGGCCGGGTGCCGGTGAGCCGGCTGTGGCACGCGGTCCCGTCGTACCCGACGATCAGCGAGGTGTGGCTGCGGCTGCTGGAGGCGTACCGCGGCTGA
- a CDS encoding cellulose-binding protein, translated as MRFHPLRRSRPLTSAVAAVVAVAAVLAATLDARPGAAADRIEPVAQVAPVEDDGADCPVPSPPTPSDALLPDPFTKLDGTRVTARSDWRCRRAEIRELAERTVYGQKPAKPASVTGSVSRTGITVNVSDQGRSASFSASVDLPGGTGPFPAVVVYGGFGADTAAIKAAGAAVVNFDPYAVGREGTPRNNKQGAFYSVYGSSSSTGLLMAWAWGVSRIIDVIEQSDGSVLRADATGVTGCSRFGKGAFVAGAFDQRIALTMPVESGSAGAPAFRSVARESGAQPLSSAYGEQPWLGDAFGSYTGNPAQLPVDTHEMVGMVAPRGLFLMENPHVDWLGARSGSVAALGGAEVYKALGAGQNISYWSDVQDGTHCASRSEWRGPLQQSIATFLHGTGSAPGVFRISPRKAGNLAEWRTWQTPVLTDGG; from the coding sequence ATGCGCTTCCACCCGCTCCGCCGGTCCCGGCCGCTCACCTCCGCGGTCGCCGCCGTCGTGGCCGTCGCGGCGGTGCTCGCCGCCACCCTCGACGCCCGGCCGGGGGCCGCCGCCGACCGCATCGAGCCGGTCGCCCAGGTGGCGCCGGTCGAGGACGACGGCGCCGACTGCCCCGTCCCCAGCCCGCCCACGCCCTCGGACGCGCTGCTGCCCGATCCCTTCACGAAGCTGGACGGCACCCGGGTCACCGCCAGGTCCGACTGGCGCTGCCGGCGGGCCGAGATCAGGGAGCTGGCCGAGCGCACGGTCTACGGCCAGAAGCCGGCCAAGCCCGCGAGCGTCACCGGCAGCGTCTCGCGCACCGGGATCACCGTGAACGTCTCGGATCAGGGCCGCAGCGCGAGCTTCTCGGCCAGCGTCGACCTGCCCGGGGGCACCGGACCGTTCCCCGCGGTCGTTGTCTACGGCGGCTTCGGCGCGGACACCGCCGCCATCAAGGCCGCGGGCGCCGCCGTCGTCAACTTCGACCCGTACGCCGTGGGCCGCGAGGGCACCCCGCGCAACAACAAGCAGGGCGCCTTCTACAGCGTCTACGGCTCCTCCAGCAGCACCGGGCTGCTCATGGCCTGGGCCTGGGGCGTCAGCCGCATCATCGACGTCATCGAGCAGTCCGACGGCAGCGTGCTGCGGGCGGACGCGACGGGCGTCACCGGCTGTTCGCGGTTCGGCAAGGGCGCCTTCGTGGCCGGCGCGTTCGACCAGCGCATCGCGCTGACGATGCCGGTCGAGTCGGGCTCCGCGGGCGCACCCGCCTTCCGCAGCGTCGCGCGGGAGAGCGGCGCGCAGCCGCTGAGCAGCGCGTACGGGGAACAGCCCTGGCTGGGCGACGCCTTCGGCTCGTACACGGGCAACCCGGCGCAACTGCCGGTGGACACCCACGAGATGGTCGGCATGGTCGCGCCGCGCGGGCTGTTCCTCATGGAGAACCCGCACGTGGACTGGCTCGGCGCCAGGTCCGGCAGCGTGGCGGCGCTCGGCGGCGCGGAGGTCTACAAGGCGCTCGGCGCCGGACAGAACATCAGTTACTGGTCCGACGTGCAGGACGGGACCCACTGCGCGTCGCGGTCCGAGTGGCGCGGCCCGCTGCAGCAGAGCATCGCGACGTTCCTGCACGGTACGGGCAGCGCCCCCGGCGTGTTCCGGATCTCGCCGAGGAAGGCCGGCAACCTCGCGGAGTGGCGCACCTGGCAGACCCCGGTCCTCACCGACGGCGGCTGA
- a CDS encoding DinB family protein has protein sequence MAHGHADSGRLRLLLDQFDAAREAAGLRLAGLGDEEFRWEPVPGCWSVRRRAEATTPRAYGPGEWVLDKGAASIPPSEYAGVARDVAEGMSVEKVAADWEVSVERVREVLAHTGPLEPDEAPVTTIAWRLGHLHSGFAGGWEWTFGERRRDPRLLVDFTPSAELAVARFWAEVDRWRDSVATVTEEQLDTVGFSQYPYASDPDEAYVDVLWAGNLEFIHHMAEIALLRDLWRARFGAA, from the coding sequence ATGGCGCACGGGCATGCGGACAGCGGGCGGTTGCGCCTGCTGCTGGACCAGTTCGACGCGGCGAGGGAGGCGGCCGGGCTGCGGCTCGCCGGGCTCGGCGACGAGGAGTTCCGCTGGGAACCGGTGCCCGGCTGCTGGTCGGTCCGGCGGCGGGCCGAGGCGACGACGCCGCGGGCGTACGGGCCGGGGGAGTGGGTGCTCGACAAGGGCGCGGCGTCCATTCCCCCCAGCGAGTACGCCGGTGTCGCGCGGGACGTCGCCGAGGGCATGTCCGTCGAGAAGGTCGCCGCGGACTGGGAGGTGAGCGTCGAGCGGGTCCGCGAAGTCCTCGCCCACACCGGCCCGCTGGAGCCGGACGAGGCCCCGGTCACCACCATCGCCTGGCGGCTGGGACACCTCCACTCGGGCTTCGCCGGCGGCTGGGAGTGGACGTTCGGCGAGCGGCGCCGGGATCCCAGGCTGCTGGTCGACTTCACGCCGTCCGCGGAGCTCGCCGTCGCGCGGTTCTGGGCGGAGGTCGACCGCTGGCGCGACAGCGTCGCCACCGTCACCGAGGAGCAGTTGGACACGGTCGGCTTCTCGCAGTACCCCTACGCCTCCGACCCCGACGAGGCGTACGTCGACGTGCTGTGGGCGGGCAACCTGGAGTTCATCCACCACATGGCGGAGATCGCGCTGCTCCGCGACCTGTGGCGGGCCCGCTTCGGCGCGGCCTGA